The Branchiostoma floridae strain S238N-H82 chromosome 7, Bfl_VNyyK, whole genome shotgun sequence region TACATCTGCAGCATTATCTGTGGTCCTCTCCACTGATGGGGTGTCCTCTTCTGAATCAGTCTCCACTATGATGAAAAGGAATACAATGCTGacaatctttcttttttctttaaatgCATGGCTAAATGACATGTTCTTTATTAGCTTATAGCAACCTGCCAACATCTAATAAACTTTTGACTGTACATctgaaatgcatatttgcagTATCGTAACTTACAGTGGAGGAGTCCAGGGAGGAGTTTGCCAGCCTATAGCTAGTTGGTGTGGGTTGGTTGCCACTCAAAATGTTCagaagcagggttgtagccagcctgaaatcattttccgtctcctcgattttgaatccctTTGAGCACCCAAGGTGCAAGACATCGCGCCAAAGGCATGACGTTCCTAGCGAGGTCCGGAGGCATGCTCCCcagagaattttgaaatctagaccctctgaaacactatgtcctgcattttgaggtgtacatTTTGCTGGTAAACTAAGCAGTTCAATGGCAATCTGTTtcggtgaaaaattacacaagggtgacattttttttatatcgttacatattgattttttgtccatcacagaggatggtatggaattctgcaaaattccgtcaaaggacaggCTCTGACTACTACCCTGTTCAGTAGTAATTgtccatttttatccagttgtagagattgaattgtattcattttttgaacatgtttgtcaTGCTTCTTTGGGGTACCCTACTATAACTTTATAGTCCTAATAGTCCCTAACTATAAAAGCCCCCTTGTCAGTTGAGCCTGGGAATAGAAGCCTACCTACTGCAGTCTAAAGAGAATGTATGAAGTATGCAGAGATTAATTACCTTGATGTGTATACTGGTAGATTTCTGTCAGCTTTGCCACCATTTGTGGCTTCTTCAGAACCCGCACTCCAAATTTCTTGACTTGTTTCTGTGAAATCAAAGTCTCCAGTTAAAGCAAGCCCATTTCCTGGCAAAAATGGCATGTCAATAAAATAAACAATCTGCAGTACTCAAAATTATTTCATCACATGCACTCTGCCACGTAGATATGCCACCAAATTTGTACTTGTAGACTTTGAAGATATATATAGAATTTAGATTCAATCAGGTTTTTCATGTCAAATACAGCATTTTCAATATCTTCCAAAACATTATAAACTTTTATTTGATGCTTCTGGATGAATGGAAATTTAGCAAACTAAGTCTCTTTTTCCGCAGAATTTCACTTTCTTCAAATTTACCTTAAGTTCTGGTGTTTCCATGTTGGGGTAATCAGGCATGGGAGTAATGGGAACCACAGGGGCCTTGCTCTTGCGATGTGTCTGCAGTGGAGTGGACTTCACAGCACCTAAACACCATCCAACAAACGGTTACTAGAGAACCATGAGATTCTACACAACTCCACACTTAAATGATGTAAGCATACTTTTCATCTTCCTATTCATCTCTTTTCTCATGACCATTAATAAAACTTTCATTACTTTCTAAGGCAAAAcatgaccatgtcatttttcaCAACCGCATGGAGTAATGCAGAAAACAGCTGTTGATTGAAACCATTCTGATATATATCAAACTCAAAGCTACACATATGTATGTTATGTAGAATATTtccacaatacatgtacatgtacaaaatacatgtcGATTGAAAATAATCATCAATAGAGAAGTTGTGAATTTCAAAGGCAATGCTGAAAAGCACTTGTCACAGTTCAGTCTCTACCTCATCAAGTAGCTTCTACAAATGTTAAAGAACAGATTGAGCAACTGGGTTGACATGTTTGATGTAGCTATATTTTTGTCTCAGGACCTTCTGGTACCAGTTATGCACTTCACCCATTTTTTTGTATAAGCTTATTGATATTTCTTGAGGCTATCCATCATTCCTgttatgttatgtaatgttatgctatgttacatgtatatgtatgttagtTATATGGTTGAGAGACATGGCCTGATTTACAGAGGTCACTAACGGTTTATACCTGTTCCAGTTTCTCCGCTCCCCACCACACTATGTACAGGTGTTGATTCATCAGGTTGTGGTTCATTGCTGTCATCCCAAAAATGGTCTTCATGATAGGGTTCCAAATCATACATGCTATTGTTCACTACATCCTCTCCTGCTGTTGGGGACTCCTCAACAACTTCTACAACATATTGATCTGTGTGTGCATCTTCTTCAACATGGACAGGTTCTTGCTGGGTGTCTGGGAATTCCTCAATGACAGTGGAGGCATTTTTCGGTGATAAAGGCACTGAAGCTGTGGTATCATTGTCCTTTGTTGCATCTAAACTAGGACTCAACTCCTACAAAACAAGATTCACAAGTTATAAACAATCATATAGCTACACTATTTTAGAGAACTTCCAGTGGAACTCAAAATTAGAAACAAAAAGGAAACTGTAGAATGTTTTAAAGGAATCAAAAAACAGAAAGGCTTACATCAGCATTCTTGTCATCTTTTGATTCAGTTTTGCTGGTTACACTGCTCAGGTTGATTTTGTCATCAGAAGAGTCAGCAGCGCACTCAACTTCTCCACCAAAAGGCACTTCCATGTAACCTCCGTCATCGAAGAAGTCCATTAAACTGTCGTTCACCACAGAGGGCTGAGAGCTCTGGGACTGTTGTTCCTCTGCTGGCTTGCTCTGAGAGCTGGGAGAGGAAGGCTGTTCATGCTCAGGAGTCCCACACCCATGTTCTGTTCCACAAACACCCTGCTGAGGCTCTGCACCAGTTTCATCAGCATGTTCCTGTGTAAGGTCAATCTTCTCTACATCTCCCAAGCCAACATCATCAACTGAGTTGCCTGCAATGCATTCAACATCATCATCTACATCTTTGCCAGCTACGGATGATTCAAGAGCATCAGTCTTTGGTCTTTTTGCTTCTGATACAGAGTCTGGTGTGGATCTTTTCCTCTTTGCATCATCTTGGAAATCTCTTTcctgtacatcatcatcatcatcagaaagCTCAATGATGTCATCAGCTGATGGTTCTTTTGACTTCAGGTCACTTCCTCCTGTCAATAACCTGCCTTGCCCTTGCCCAAGGGTTGAGCCAATCGTAGGGGAGGCAGGAGGGGAAGCAGTGCTGGAGACTCGGGAGCTAACTGTAACTGTAGTTAGTGGTGACTGAGGCGGTGTGGGTGATACTGACCTGGGAACGATGGTCTCCTCGTGAAAATCTATGGTGGGAGAAAGAAGTTCTGACTGAGTTTGCACAATCACAGCTGGCCCTTCCTGAACACTTTTCACAAACAGCTGGGCTGGTCTAGTAATGCTGCTTGCCTCAGACTCTGTACTGTTGAAGGAATCATTCAAATTTGAACAAGCTTCTTGCAGCTTCTCCGATGTAGCAGGACTGCTGGTTACTGGTGCTTCTTTCTTATCTTTTCCCTTACTGGCATCATCAGCTTGCTGAGACCCGGAGTCCAATGAGGTCTTCTTTTCAACTGTTGGAGCATAAGGTTCTGGACCTGTTCCATGGAACACTGTTTCTGTCTCTGCTTCCTTTAGCTCCTGGTCAAGGCTAAGTCGAGGGGAACCTACTGGTTGGGTGTGGCTGCCCACAGGGGTGGAAAACTTTGGCTGGAAGGTTGTTGAACCAGTCACTCCTGGAGTTGTCAGAGCCAGTTCTGGTGAGGAGATGCCTCTTCTAACAGGTTTTACAGCACTTAAATCTGGCGTCTGCATCGATATCATTGACTCACCTACTGGCCCAGCTGGAGCATTACCACTAGCCAACTGAGCTTTAAGGTAGTCAGTCCAAAACTTCTTTGGTGACTGAGTACAAGCATGCCTCTTCCCTTCTGGTGGTCGACTCATCCGTAGACGTTTGGTAGGTGAAGGTGTTGTTTCACCTTTTTGTTTGCCACCTTTGCTTCTGGTCTGTACAGAATTTGTCGCCTGTGATGATGGCATTGTTGCCTCAGTAGGCGTGGTCTGGTTCTTTCTTTGTGACGCTCTCCGACTTACTCTGTTGTTTCCCTGGTCCCTGGGGATGGACACACCCTGGTTGTTGTCAAAAATACTAGGAACTTTGCCTATATCAGGTTCTTGTCTTTCCGAAGCTGGCTGTTCTCTGTCAGAATTCACCACTATTTCCACTGATCCCCTCAACATTGGAGATGTATAATGTCTACTCATTGTGTCTGGGCTGCTTGAAGGGAATGTTGTAGCTGATGTTGCTTTTCCTCTTCTTTGCTTTGCATTTGGACCTGTAAAAGTGGAACGAAGTTCATCACAGTCTGTGTCCTCCTCTACTTTTGAAGTAGTACATTGTTTTACAACATTCTGTACACTTGAGTCACTGTCACACACAGCAGCCACACCGTTACCTTCCTTCTGATGACGACTTCCCTCACCAACCATTGGACTGCAGTCCTTTGTTAGTACTTTCTCACGTGTTAGTTTCACAGCATGCAACTCTTTACCCTGCACCTTGCCCACTTCACCTCCATCATGCACTGGTTTACCCTTTATTTTTGGCACTGGACTGAAAGTTTCAGGGTGTACAATTCTAAATAGCATGCTGTCCCTTAACTCATCAGCAGTTGGACATGACAGAGATTCAGTACCACTCTCTTCCCCTGCAAGTTCATCCTTTCCTTGTTTCACAAGGCTTCCACCATGTTCCACACCTTTCACCACCTCTCTACACTGTTTCTGTGCACCTGAATGACTGTCATGCAGTCCCGCACCACTCTCTCTAGTCACCATTTGCTTACGAATGTTAGTATCAGCCACTACTATTCCACCATGCACTTCACCACTACAGTTCCTACCCACCACCATTTCACCACATGCTTGAGAGGCTGGCTGCACATCATGCTGCTTAGTTTGTGGCATTAGTCTTTTCAATCGTGTTTCTTTCAAAACCTGCTTCTGAATATGAGGGGGGACTTCCTGATCCTTATACAGCTGCGGAATGGCTGCACCCACCCCTTTTTGCAACAAGACCTTGAGAATGCTACAGTCATCTGTACTTCTCTCTCTCCTTACCAAACTTGACCAACTCTGTGGCAAAGGCAATATGGTACGCTGGGATTGATGCTTGGGGTTGCTCAATCTGGAAACATGCATCACAGCAGGGTTGCTGGGAGGCATTGGACTTCCTCCAGCATTGCTAACACCTACCACAATCACAGACTTAGGGCTAGAGGCACTGTGTACCTGGGTACCTGGGATTCCTGGGGGAGGTGGTGAAGAGATGTCCTCGGATCCTTCAGAGTCCTCTCTCCGCTGTGACATGAACATTAGTGCTTCAGCTGCTGAACGAGTATCGTTGTCCGACTCTGAGGGAGTCCTGCCTCTGCCGCGCTTGTCTCCTTTCCTCTTCGGCCTCCCTGAACTGGGGGGAGTGTCCGGCACGGCAAACATGTCCGCTGTGCTGCTGTTGAGAGATGCTGAACTGACCGTGGCTCCGCCTGATGACCTATGAGGCATTCTGCGAGTGGAATCAAGGTTTGGTGAGTTGGAAAAACTGGAAACATTAGCACCAGCAGTAGCGGGCACTGCGGCAAGCGGTGGGCTTACATGTCGCTCACTTCTGCCTTGGCCGCTTTTCTCCATTGGAGAGGGGATTCGGATGATAGCCACACCAGTTGAAGTGTTGGGTGGTGGGCTAGACTCAGCCACAACAGAAAGCCGAGGTGTGTTGTCGTGAAGTGTTGGCCGCTGGAGGCCAGTTGGAGAGAGAAACTGATTGCTGAGGTACTGGTTACCAGGTAACATCCTCTGCGCTGTATGCAAGAGCAGTCTCCTGGAGGGAATCAACTCAGAGCCATTCTGGGATGATGTCGGGGAATCCAGTTCTTTTCCACTGCGCTGTGAGCTTATGGGAGATATGGCAGGACCTCTCGGACTCCTCTGTGTAGGAAACTGCTCCGGAACAACACCCTGTGGGCCATATCTTTGCTGGGCAAATTGAGAGGGTTCTCTCAGCTGAGCAAGAATGTTCGTTCTAGGGAGTAAAGTTGATGCTGGTGGAAGTCTGCCACCAGGTGGAAGTATTCCAAATCCAGGCAGTGGGGGTATTGGTGGTCTACTCCCAGGTAGTCTTACATCAGGTTGTGGTCTCCCTGGTCCAAAAGGTGGGCTATTAAACTCTGCAAAGTTCTGCATTCTTGCACCAGATGGACTTTGAGTATAGGCTggacttgtgtgtgtgtgtccaggAGCAGCCGGTGTGACTACTGTAGCTACTGCAGTCTGCCGCAGGGGACTGTTAGGGGGTGTACGGGATCGAAGACCAGCCAACAGTTGTCCTGCAGATCGGCCCTGGAGAGCTTCTGGTGCATGTGGGGGCATCCATGTTGGAGCAACTTGAGAGCCCCAAGAAGGGTACTTCCCGTGCGGGCAGGGCCTCTGTCTCGCAATGATCAACTGTCGCATGGCGTTTGCAGCTGGGCCACCCTGGATGAGCATCTGTGCCTCATTTGCAGACACTCGTACCCCTGATTTCTCGCACTCCGGGCAACCTATCTTGTTGGAAAGCTCTTGTGACTGGATGATGAGGGACTGTTCCCTGGCTCCTGGTCGGGGCAATGCGCTGTGGCTGCCCATGGTAGTTTGAGCAGGGCTAGCTTGTGTAACAGCTGTTGCCACACCAAGTTGTGATGATGACAGAGTTGCTGTTGATGTCACAGCATGTGTTGAAGGCATCACAGTTGTTGTTAGGCCATGTGTTGAAGTCATCACAGTTGTTGCTATGCCTTGCATTGAAGGTGCTAAGGATGCTGGTTGTTTCGCTGGACTTACGGTTGTTGCGGACCCTTCTAACATTGGTGCAACAGTTGTCTTTGGCCCTCGGCGCCCTCTCTGTGTTCCCTTCCTAGGGCTGGTCGAATAGCTGTGCTCAACGGGAATCCTAACGCCAACACCAGCTGTCTGCCCTGTGCTTGTAAGTATTGGTTGGTGAGCTGGGGCCGACGTTGGGCTGGCATCAGGACCGATTCTGGTGGGCTGTTTTACGTTCTTCACAATTGCAGATTCTACCACATCTCCGATGGTCATGACTGGAACATGGAGGCCAGTTTCTTGTCTCTCAGGAGCCTGTCCAAGGCCTCTTCCTGCAGGGGGAACCATCTGGGTAGGTTTCTTTGTAGCTGCAGGCTCCTTGTTAACGTTTTTTGACGGCAATGTTCTTGCCTTCTGAAACCTTTGCTTCTGACTCAAGGCGATGTCTTCCAACTCCGAGTCATTAAATCCCTGACTGTCAGAGCTTCGATTCACACTGCCTTGTGAAAGGTTTGGGCTGCTGGTTGGTGAGCCTAACATGGTGTCCAGAAGTTCAGGCAGATCTTTTTCTTGGAATTCTGGAGATGAGGAAACAGTTGAAAACGTGGGTTTCAGGAAGGCCTTGCAGCTGTCCTCCAGTTCCTTCAGCTCCAGCCTACAGGTCAGGCAATACAGCAAACATTCAGTCAGAGAAGcaaatttctttcatttctttttactAGGTACGTCCAGAAAGTTGCAAACTGATTTTAATGGATGAAACAGTTTAAAAGGAAAAGACCGTCATATTTCTGTCTCTTAATTCAAAACAATGTCTAATAAACACGTCACAACCAAACACAATTTCAATTGTCACTACATTTCCATAGCCTTCGTTGACCTAAGGTAAAAGTGAACCGAGCTTGCTCACAATGTAACTTTtagaagtacaatgtatgtctgacTTGCTTTGCTTGACACCAACAAGAGGTACAGAGTTAAAATCTGATGATTCTGATTGTAAAAGAAAAGAGAGAGGCAAACTTACTTTTGAGCCACCCTCAGCACATTTGCAGCCAAAACTGCATCACTCAGGGAGATCTTTCCACCATACATGTACTCTAGAGTAGTTAGTACTGTATCCTTTTCATAGTCAGAGAAGTCCAGTGCAGCTAAGTCTTTGTCATCTTTCACCTCCAGCATCTGTTTGAAACAACAGTTGGGAAGCTAAGCTAACTTTTGTGATTTTCAGATTGGGATACTGTTTCTAACAATAGGAGATATAGTGTCTAGTGCTGTTAATCAAAGAGTCCTTAAAGGTCAAATTCTACCATTGGCTATTTATCTTTCCCTATTGCATAACTGGCTATGTACCAAATTTGTGTCTAGTCATTGAAGAAATTTGCAGGTGCCCTTTAGTCAGGCATTGGGAACCTCAGAAAGTTTTGTAAGAATCCTAAAGTCATGCTATATgtataaatatagaatataacACAGTGTTTTCCACAGGTCATACCCAGGTCGGAAAACACCAGGtttaatttcaaaacaatgattatcataaaaAGGATAAAATTCGACACAGTTTCAACCTACGGcaacaactttattctttaagaaCATCCATTTGCTCGCATTGGCAGGCATGGACTGCCTTCTATTTAAtcaatggaagcctgtgtgatacaactaagaagcctgtgtgatacagaaaattatcaCTCGGTCTGTAACACCATATCAAACGTTATTtcggccaaggtatgacaataCTGCTATGCCTTTTTAAAAGATATATAttaaacactagaaaggccgacatttgcttaggagcaaatacagcatattgcaatccatcttcatccttgagaaaatcccaaaattcaacaatttgaaataatgtttgctcaaagggaaaatgaagtactgtgggcacttgtcctacacaccttcatgccgaattttaggtcatttggtttcaatataagggcataggagccaaaaatatacatttttagttaaaaatgactaacaatcccaaaataactcattttataagtgctctatgaagaaagtgttgatggggtcctgttgtcatatgtccaatttacctttgtaccaaatttcaggtcatttggtttacatacaagggcaaagaagccaaaatataattttttagtcaaaaatggctgaaaaccttaaaataactaatttttgaagtgatctatgaagaaagtgtcgatggggtcctgtgagcatatgttcaatgcacctctgtaccaaatttcaggtcctttagtttctatacaagggcataggagcaaaaaatatacatttttagtaaaaaatggccaaaaaccctaaaataactcatttttggagtaaacaatgaatgaagcgttgatggggttctgtggtcatatgttaaacgcacccatgtaccaaatttcaggtcatttagttttaatacaagggcataggagccaaaaatatacatttttagtcaaaaatggccaaaacccctaaaataactcatttttgaagtgatctatgaagacagtgttgatggttttctgtgctcatatgtccaatgcacctctgtaccaaatttcaggtcattagcttgtaataccagggcacaggggcccaaaatatacatattttgtctaaaaatgaccaaaaaccctaaatatcataaattctaaggcctctatgaagaaagtgaaaaaaacgtctgggggtatttgctattactaccaccctgccaaatttcagctcatttggccaaaaaatgaaaaagtagaatccatttaaagatttgacaggagaagaaacaaaggaaaagcaatatattgcaatcccatactatgtatggattgcaatataattactGCTAGAAGACAATTGAATAGCAGAGTACTGACCTTTGCTATCACAGGACACCGTGCGACAAGGACAAACTTGTGCACGTGTATCACTTCCCCATTTCTGCACAGCAGGTTTAAGTCACTGAGTTTGGGACTGTTCACCATTCCCAGGAGGTCTGCAGACAGCTTGGTCAGGGTTGTACTTGGGACAGAGCTAGGCATCTGAGGGTGAGAAAGGTAGGAATCTGAAGATAGTTTAGCCTAGCGTTGTTTGTACTTGACCTTCAGCCTGCTAAGGTACATACTTACTTTAGAGACTGCATTGTATACACAACATTAACTACCTATTGATGTTTAAATGTAAATACACTGCATCTGTTAGCAGTGTCATCTACCTGCACtttaacaaaaaaagaaaccaaTAAAGGCAACAGTCAGTCACCAAAATGTCGTTCAAGAAGAAAACGCAAACAACTTTgttatcttgtacatgtacatgtagctgttcatGCAGTATAGGAGCAAAAATAAGAACTAACCTTCTGAGGAGAAAGTGGGGTCCTGTCTGGTACGAAGCCACTAGGTTCAGGCAACAGTGTCTGTCCTTCTGTAAACACCTCCTGCACCTCTTGTGTGGAGCATCCCTCATCTGCTAATTCTGCCAAAACATTCGCTGTCTCCCTCTGTGTCTGGGTTGGGGTTGGTGTGGACTTCTTAACAGGAGACCTGGTAGCAGTGGGAGTTTTCTTAGCCTTTTGGCTGCCCGCAACAGCCTTCTGTGGGGGGCCGTCAGTTGTTTCATCCTCGCTTGTGTCATTTTTCTTCTAATGATGAAGAAGAATTTTGAATATTTAAATATTGCATATTTTTCCCACAGACTTCAGAATTGAGCAAAATGATAACTGAAGGCATAGTAAACAAAACTACAAGACACTGGACCAGTACtagtttttttaacaaaaagacTTCTCACAAAATACAaccaatacatgtagtattatcCTACCGTAAACGTCAGCATTGCTTTCTTGGCTGCCTTCCTCATTGGTGTGACGGGTACATACTTAGCTGGAGTGATCTGCTTGGACAACTCCTGAACATA contains the following coding sequences:
- the LOC118419445 gene encoding uncharacterized protein LOC118419445 isoform X1 codes for the protein MSGNIKSVMNVKASKVNLNPSVLLRKLSDEEVLRNTTPEKFHKTGKQRASVSADTEKSFEVRQSKSDSERKQDSQKKVEVTKPLSKSTEQNPSQAKPSTATEVPQKKVAKPASEAKAQHKPTEGSVIESVKDVVGKETSAPSRSTVTEDLLTQISLSAPVKEVKKVVQVLTLDDIPGKSDKSEGKRSQLIEKDSQKVSAPKEMTTMMTESRNLSVVVPKLPMHISPQKSYNINDPSITPSKAKPRTPTAKEALARKMVKKAKTRANGKGAALNFKRLIGENGNLDNSSDFVETGKTFQPAVRKLRSRAVKKAAKDKVRKPASPDTTVSTEKGPGKTSSVPVNVENKEGKTCLTCKQTIFGTEEAVKEHMKTCLRQRFVSDKHSSRHTGLRHLPEPAEEGLMDLEVSDDESFARHLQQREEDKLMEEQLTDAEFYFCQICGRDLTHLNTVRRTQHINRCIDAMETEKKLHAEQNIKDVPDCPICGKVLESRAQRQSHLKRCAVQYGVTTAQLLELVKKQEEEKEARRKNQPRSQLQPAQQQQRGIKRHHEGPAGTAGKRPRKPGRPVISSRGPPGEGAPHREMDERTQVAMAMSMSLVEKEGSREQPTVTSALPVGGKESKRRKKAAKTDVVPALLVTSKEDREKTLARKVASIIVQGDQESHPKTPSLRKSKLGRKYHTARKTMGKGPSSPSFLQKVGAAMTSSPPAASTSTAASPASSQEKAPLWSMTKRIDEKKTDDFYVQELSKQITPAKYVPVTPMRKAAKKAMLTFTKKNDTSEDETTDGPPQKAVAGSQKAKKTPTATRSPVKKSTPTPTQTQRETANVLAELADEGCSTQEVQEVFTEGQTLLPEPSGFVPDRTPLSPQKMPSSVPSTTLTKLSADLLGMVNSPKLSDLNLLCRNGEVIHVHKFVLVARCPVIAKMLEVKDDKDLAALDFSDYEKDTVLTTLEYMYGGKISLSDAVLAANVLRVAQKLELKELEDSCKAFLKPTFSTVSSSPEFQEKDLPELLDTMLGSPTSSPNLSQGSVNRSSDSQGFNDSELEDIALSQKQRFQKARTLPSKNVNKEPAATKKPTQMVPPAGRGLGQAPERQETGLHVPVMTIGDVVESAIVKNVKQPTRIGPDASPTSAPAHQPILTSTGQTAGVGVRIPVEHSYSTSPRKGTQRGRRGPKTTVAPMLEGSATTVSPAKQPASLAPSMQGIATTVMTSTHGLTTTVMPSTHAVTSTATLSSSQLGVATAVTQASPAQTTMGSHSALPRPGAREQSLIIQSQELSNKIGCPECEKSGVRVSANEAQMLIQGGPAANAMRQLIIARQRPCPHGKYPSWGSQVAPTWMPPHAPEALQGRSAGQLLAGLRSRTPPNSPLRQTAVATVVTPAAPGHTHTSPAYTQSPSGARMQNFAEFNSPPFGPGRPQPDVRLPGSRPPIPPLPGFGILPPGGRLPPASTLLPRTNILAQLREPSQFAQQRYGPQGVVPEQFPTQRSPRGPAISPISSQRSGKELDSPTSSQNGSELIPSRRLLLHTAQRMLPGNQYLSNQFLSPTGLQRPTLHDNTPRLSVVAESSPPPNTSTGVAIIRIPSPMEKSGQGRSERHVSPPLAAVPATAGANVSSFSNSPNLDSTRRMPHRSSGGATVSSASLNSSTADMFAVPDTPPSSGRPKRKGDKRGRGRTPSESDNDTRSAAEALMFMSQRREDSEGSEDISSPPPPGIPGTQVHSASSPKSVIVVGVSNAGGSPMPPSNPAVMHVSRLSNPKHQSQRTILPLPQSWSSLVRRERSTDDCSILKVLLQKGVGAAIPQLYKDQEVPPHIQKQVLKETRLKRLMPQTKQHDVQPASQACGEMVVGRNCSGEVHGGIVVADTNIRKQMVTRESGAGLHDSHSGAQKQCREVVKGVEHGGSLVKQGKDELAGEESGTESLSCPTADELRDSMLFRIVHPETFSPVPKIKGKPVHDGGEVGKVQGKELHAVKLTREKVLTKDCSPMVGEGSRHQKEGNGVAAVCDSDSSVQNVVKQCTTSKVEEDTDCDELRSTFTGPNAKQRRGKATSATTFPSSSPDTMSRHYTSPMLRGSVEIVVNSDREQPASERQEPDIGKVPSIFDNNQGVSIPRDQGNNRVSRRASQRKNQTTPTEATMPSSQATNSVQTRSKGGKQKGETTPSPTKRLRMSRPPEGKRHACTQSPKKFWTDYLKAQLASGNAPAGPVGESMISMQTPDLSAVKPVRRGISSPELALTTPGVTGSTTFQPKFSTPVGSHTQPVGSPRLSLDQELKEAETETVFHGTGPEPYAPTVEKKTSLDSGSQQADDASKGKDKKEAPVTSSPATSEKLQEACSNLNDSFNSTESEASSITRPAQLFVKSVQEGPAVIVQTQSELLSPTIDFHEETIVPRSVSPTPPQSPLTTVTVSSRVSSTASPPASPTIGSTLGQGQGRLLTGGSDLKSKEPSADDIIELSDDDDDVQERDFQDDAKRKRSTPDSVSEAKRPKTDALESSVAGKDVDDDVECIAGNSVDDVGLGDVEKIDLTQEHADETGAEPQQGVCGTEHGCGTPEHEQPSSPSSQSKPAEEQQSQSSQPSVVNDSLMDFFDDGGYMEVPFGGEVECAADSSDDKINLSSVTSKTESKDDKNADELSPSLDATKDNDTTASVPLSPKNASTVIEEFPDTQQEPVHVEEDAHTDQYVVEVVEESPTAGEDVVNNSMYDLEPYHEDHFWDDSNEPQPDESTPVHSVVGSGETGTGAVKSTPLQTHRKSKAPVVPITPMPDYPNMETPELKKQVKKFGVRVLKKPQMVAKLTEIYQYTHQVETDSEEDTPSVERTTDNAADVQDRQMNSRQTVIHAVPQLGEVVETVPCVETATGGSESEGSTDSNSEGEEYEELSDDDDITPSQQIDGGSLKGQLLHWVQDNKELYQKILQYEPIDAENLQQTLKSAGIRCSKNQLLDFLDEQCITFILPSSREKRLKKPRRKRRKKTPPAATAVV